A portion of the Homalodisca vitripennis isolate AUS2020 chromosome 2, UT_GWSS_2.1, whole genome shotgun sequence genome contains these proteins:
- the LOC124355576 gene encoding uncharacterized protein LOC124355576 — translation MSLNLSKCVCISFYRISKPILHDYSVRGVPLSRTSEVRDLGVFFTSSLSWEPHVQHICNSALQVLGFLFRASKSFTDLNVLKLLYCCLVRPHLEYNSVVWSPHQQYLKDNIEKIQRRFLRLVGVRLGFRYLDFPVQEVSQLLNLPSMESRRVSVRTYFSYTSWSEESWTALICWKE, via the coding sequence ATGTCGCTGAATCTGAGCAAATGTGTTTGCATCTCATTTTATCGCATTTCAAAACCTATATTGCATGATTACTCTGTCAGAGGTGTGCCACTATCCAGAACATCGGAGGTGAGGGATCTTGGAGTGTTCTTTACTTCTTCCCTAAGCTGGGAGCCCCATGTCCAACATATATGCAATAGCGCTCTTCAAGTCCTTGGCTTCCTCTTCCGAGCTTCTAAGTCATTTACTGATCTAAACGTTCTCAAACTCTTGTACTGCTGCCTGGTGAGACCGCACTTAGAATACAACAGTGTTGTTTGGTCTCCTCACCAGCAGTATCTAAAAGACAACATAGAGAAGATCCAAAGACGTTTTCTGAGGTTGGTTGGTGTTAGACTGGGATTCCGATATCTGGATTTTCCTGTGCAAGAAGTCTCACAGCTCCTAAACCTACCCTCCATGGAATCAAGGCGTGTGTCAGTCAGGACTTACTTTTCTTATACAAGCTGGTCAGAGGAGAGTTGGACTGCCCTGATTTGCTGGAAAGAATAA